One region of Sulfuriroseicoccus oceanibius genomic DNA includes:
- a CDS encoding DUF3592 domain-containing protein, which yields MATPLRSKIFLVVFGLIIAAMGGAFIALMWNGYQKVRTTYTWTEHPCLILESRIIEDSRVPNALPEYRIDVRYTYEIDGTRYTGDQVRTRVRRLKEKEKLTGFAESIPAGTQTVCYVDPTDPTNAILQRDTKAALYTIWFPGLFLVGGLGIAASALIKK from the coding sequence ATGGCCACCCCTCTCCGCTCGAAAATCTTCCTCGTCGTCTTCGGTCTCATCATCGCTGCCATGGGCGGCGCGTTCATCGCTCTGATGTGGAACGGATACCAAAAAGTGCGCACCACCTACACTTGGACGGAGCACCCCTGCCTCATCCTCGAATCCCGCATCATCGAAGATAGCCGCGTCCCCAACGCCCTACCGGAATACCGCATCGACGTCCGCTACACCTACGAAATCGACGGCACCCGCTATACCGGCGACCAAGTGCGCACCCGCGTCCGCCGCCTGAAGGAAAAAGAAAAGCTCACCGGGTTCGCCGAATCCATCCCCGCCGGCACCCAAACCGTCTGCTACGTCGATCCAACCGACCCAACCAACGCCATCCTCCAACGCGACACCAAAGCAGCCCTCTACACCATTTGGTTCCCCGGACTCTTCCTCGTCGGCGGCCTCGGGATCGCAGCCAGCGCGTTGATCAAAAAGTAG
- the tsaD gene encoding tRNA (adenosine(37)-N6)-threonylcarbamoyltransferase complex transferase subunit TsaD, with protein sequence MTGEAPSSAAGPAATVLAIESSCDETAVAVLRGRESLLSAVVASQIEAHRPFGGVVPELASRQHSAATPGLLAAALEKAGVDVADVDVFAATAGPGLASSLLVGNTTAKALALACGKPFLAINHLEGHLLSPFFGDSEGVQPNVALVVSGGHTMLVDVAGVGSYELMGRSRDDAAGEAFDKVAKMLGLPYPGGPLIDQLAVEGDPKAYDFPRSMMKKPGFEFSFSGLKTSVRYLTETFDQEKRDEWLPDVCASFQQAVVDVLVGKTLRAAKAAGRKLVTVSGGVGCNRCLREEMQRACDRAGLDLRIAEPALSTDNAAMIAYVAHEHHLLGRSSSLDSDVDPNLPLTNQANRA encoded by the coding sequence GTGACCGGAGAAGCTCCATCGTCGGCCGCGGGACCAGCGGCGACCGTACTGGCCATCGAGTCGTCTTGTGATGAGACGGCGGTGGCTGTGTTGCGTGGTCGTGAGTCGTTGTTGTCCGCGGTGGTGGCGTCGCAGATTGAGGCGCACCGGCCGTTTGGCGGGGTGGTACCTGAGTTGGCATCGCGTCAGCACAGTGCTGCGACGCCTGGTTTGTTGGCGGCGGCGTTGGAGAAAGCCGGAGTGGACGTGGCGGACGTGGATGTGTTTGCCGCCACGGCCGGGCCAGGGTTGGCGAGTTCACTTTTGGTGGGGAACACAACGGCCAAGGCGTTGGCATTGGCGTGTGGTAAGCCGTTTTTGGCAATCAACCATCTGGAAGGGCACCTGCTTTCGCCCTTTTTCGGGGATTCTGAGGGAGTGCAGCCCAATGTGGCGCTGGTGGTGAGTGGGGGGCACACGATGTTGGTCGATGTGGCGGGTGTGGGGAGTTACGAGTTGATGGGGCGTTCGCGCGATGATGCGGCGGGTGAGGCCTTCGACAAAGTGGCGAAGATGCTGGGCTTGCCGTATCCGGGCGGGCCGTTGATCGACCAGCTGGCGGTCGAGGGCGACCCGAAAGCCTATGATTTTCCGCGCAGCATGATGAAGAAGCCGGGCTTTGAGTTCAGCTTTAGCGGGCTCAAGACATCGGTGCGCTATCTGACTGAAACCTTCGACCAGGAGAAGCGCGACGAATGGCTGCCGGATGTGTGCGCTTCGTTCCAGCAGGCGGTGGTCGACGTACTGGTGGGTAAGACTTTGAGAGCTGCCAAGGCTGCGGGGCGCAAGCTCGTCACCGTCAGTGGCGGGGTGGGCTGCAACCGCTGCCTGCGCGAGGAGATGCAGCGGGCCTGTGATCGGGCGGGGCTCGATCTGCGCATCGCCGAACCGGCGCTTTCGACGGATAACGCGGCCATGATCGCCTATGTCGCCCACGAACATCATTTGCTTGGGAGGTCCTCCAGTCTGGACTCTGATGTGGATCCAAACCTCCCGCTGACCAACCAAGCCAACCGAGCTTAA
- a CDS encoding terpene cyclase/mutase family protein, protein MPDSHLPPEVSSDAAAPEGTPPQVAEEAMAPSQAGNEGAVGDTASVVGVEAGQAAVSPQAGEGLPAVHLRSAEEAEEIRRKTLRNERLSAVMIAVLVHVLIGLGLALWALDVFEAPEVKIQARVAPPTENSSNRPQVQQPSQRRPPSAPSVSAKMITSTAESVTYVPDVVFESPTLDIGTSAQLGLGFGQTGLGDGLGQGGFGGLGGGMKGRCTMEERMKRLNEAGGNRECEEAVVKSLEWFKKVQNSDGSFGKARPAAMTGLVLLSYLGHCETPQSSKYGETVSSATAYLVERSQRDKGYLRSEKKTDAWVYEHVIALYALGECLAFVRELNMEIPGLQDAVERGTDILIAGQHRSGGWDYQLNRSGGRGGDTSITGWALQALKAVKTAGYGEDFGDSIKLSKSVRKGLGYIEDMQMNDGYLSYKKKGDRRGSRWSLNGLGSLSFQIHGKKGRVVSRGIDATKKVPVKYNQKTAHLYGWYYITQSRFLSGGSDWERWNRKWRDELLKNQLSDGRWKVEGGGKKFSVTESRAGRDAQIYRNALCTLMLEVYYRFLPGTSGE, encoded by the coding sequence ATGCCTGACTCACATCTTCCCCCAGAAGTTTCATCGGATGCGGCTGCCCCTGAAGGAACGCCACCGCAGGTAGCTGAGGAGGCGATGGCTCCATCTCAGGCGGGCAATGAAGGCGCGGTGGGTGATACTGCTTCGGTTGTGGGAGTGGAGGCTGGTCAAGCGGCGGTGAGCCCGCAGGCTGGGGAAGGATTGCCGGCGGTGCATTTGCGCAGTGCGGAGGAGGCTGAGGAGATCAGGCGCAAGACTTTGCGCAACGAGCGCCTGTCCGCTGTGATGATTGCGGTTTTGGTGCACGTCTTGATTGGACTTGGGTTGGCGTTGTGGGCGTTGGATGTTTTTGAAGCGCCGGAAGTGAAGATTCAGGCGCGGGTGGCTCCACCGACGGAGAACTCCTCCAACCGTCCGCAGGTGCAGCAGCCTTCGCAGCGGCGTCCGCCATCGGCTCCATCGGTGAGTGCGAAAATGATCACGTCGACGGCAGAGTCGGTCACGTATGTGCCGGATGTGGTTTTTGAGAGCCCGACTTTGGATATTGGAACCTCCGCGCAACTCGGGCTTGGCTTTGGCCAGACGGGGTTGGGTGATGGACTGGGCCAAGGTGGATTCGGTGGATTGGGCGGTGGTATGAAAGGCCGCTGCACCATGGAGGAGCGGATGAAGCGTCTGAACGAGGCGGGCGGCAACCGTGAATGTGAGGAAGCTGTGGTCAAATCGCTCGAATGGTTCAAGAAGGTCCAGAACTCCGATGGCTCATTCGGGAAGGCGCGCCCAGCGGCGATGACCGGATTGGTTCTGCTCTCTTATCTGGGGCATTGCGAGACTCCGCAGTCGAGCAAGTATGGGGAGACCGTTTCGAGTGCGACGGCGTATTTGGTCGAGCGGTCCCAGCGCGACAAGGGCTACTTGCGCTCGGAGAAGAAGACCGACGCCTGGGTCTACGAGCATGTGATTGCTCTTTATGCGCTGGGTGAGTGCCTCGCGTTTGTGAGGGAGCTGAACATGGAAATCCCTGGGCTGCAGGATGCGGTCGAACGAGGGACGGACATTTTGATCGCGGGCCAACACAGGAGCGGCGGCTGGGACTATCAGCTCAACCGATCCGGCGGACGCGGTGGTGATACCTCCATCACCGGATGGGCGCTGCAGGCGTTGAAAGCGGTGAAGACCGCAGGTTACGGTGAGGACTTCGGTGACAGCATCAAGCTTTCAAAGTCTGTGCGAAAAGGGTTGGGGTACATTGAGGACATGCAGATGAACGACGGCTATCTGAGCTACAAGAAGAAGGGGGATCGTCGTGGAAGTCGATGGTCGCTCAATGGTCTGGGATCGCTCAGCTTCCAGATTCATGGCAAGAAGGGACGTGTGGTGAGTCGCGGGATCGACGCCACCAAGAAGGTGCCGGTGAAGTACAACCAGAAGACCGCTCACCTCTACGGGTGGTACTACATTACCCAGTCGCGCTTCCTCAGTGGGGGCTCTGATTGGGAGCGCTGGAACCGAAAGTGGCGCGATGAGTTGTTGAAGAATCAACTGTCAGATGGACGCTGGAAGGTCGAAGGCGGAGGTAAGAAATTTTCGGTGACTGAATCACGAGCAGGGCGTGATGCCCAGATCTACCGCAACGCGCTTTGCACGCTGATGCTTGAGGTTTACTACCGCTTCCTGCCGGGCACTTCGGGAGAGTAG
- a CDS encoding chloride channel protein has protein sequence MSHLPTRLPDWMRARFTDGQRFMILCVVVGVLCGLAAVGFHYAIEGVFHLVTSTAQKLGGWQFWAVLGLAPAVGALVVGIILQKLAPSAAGSGIPQTKKAYYNDFGKLSWLEGMWRFVLGTLYVGMGNALGREGPTVHMCSAIASTVGQWAFRAKSRVQAMVPVGMGAGIAAAFNAPLSAITFVFEELLDDFSTKALGGIVVAVVISAAVSRTILGEEPVLNVHFVDQFQTAPWMLIAVPLGLAAAGTGHLLVRVLLWSRERMRNLSMPLWVRTTGGGLGVGILGLSAFALTGLLGEPQMGVFSIGYGSLDAAFDAKLAVGALLILFVFKFVAVVLSYSSGGSGGLFSPTLFLGGMLGGLFGLGLVTLDQHVHLLHHSALPDEAVGACVLLGMGAMFASVVRCPFTSLLIIFEMTRSYSLMLPLMVGNVISYYLASRWQSVPLYNALLLQDGVSLRQMPAYRGAQDYRNLPVATIMTHEVLSLKASMNAADALEFLKGQQSNYHGYPVVDAEKKLVGMAMHHELDEWLAAGEERSLEELLASQKVISISSEVAIREAARLMVRYDYAQLPILSTTTTGKVLGIITLNDIARQQNAIDRQIDG, from the coding sequence ATGTCTCACTTGCCGACCCGACTGCCCGACTGGATGCGCGCCCGATTCACGGACGGCCAGCGCTTTATGATCCTGTGCGTGGTGGTGGGGGTGCTGTGTGGATTGGCGGCTGTTGGGTTCCACTATGCGATTGAGGGGGTGTTCCACCTGGTGACCTCCACGGCGCAGAAGCTGGGTGGCTGGCAGTTCTGGGCGGTGCTTGGATTGGCCCCCGCGGTTGGGGCGCTGGTGGTGGGAATTATTTTGCAGAAGCTCGCGCCGTCGGCGGCGGGCAGTGGTATCCCGCAAACCAAGAAGGCGTATTACAACGACTTCGGGAAGCTGAGTTGGCTTGAAGGGATGTGGCGTTTTGTGCTCGGTACCTTGTATGTCGGGATGGGCAACGCGCTCGGTCGTGAGGGGCCGACGGTCCACATGTGTTCGGCGATTGCCTCGACGGTGGGCCAGTGGGCATTCCGCGCCAAGTCGCGGGTCCAGGCGATGGTGCCGGTGGGAATGGGTGCGGGGATTGCCGCGGCGTTCAACGCACCGCTCTCGGCGATTACGTTTGTATTCGAGGAGCTGCTCGATGATTTCTCGACCAAGGCACTGGGTGGCATCGTGGTGGCGGTGGTGATTTCCGCAGCGGTTTCGCGGACGATTCTCGGTGAGGAGCCGGTGTTGAACGTGCACTTTGTCGACCAATTCCAGACGGCTCCGTGGATGTTGATTGCCGTGCCGCTGGGCCTGGCTGCTGCTGGCACCGGGCATTTGCTGGTGCGTGTGTTGTTGTGGTCGCGCGAGCGGATGCGCAACTTATCGATGCCGCTGTGGGTGCGCACGACCGGTGGTGGCCTCGGTGTGGGGATCCTGGGCTTGAGTGCGTTTGCGCTGACCGGGTTGCTGGGTGAACCGCAGATGGGTGTGTTTTCGATCGGTTATGGCAGTTTGGACGCGGCGTTCGATGCCAAGCTGGCGGTTGGGGCGCTGTTGATCTTGTTTGTGTTCAAGTTTGTGGCGGTGGTGTTGTCGTATTCATCGGGCGGCAGTGGTGGTTTGTTCTCGCCGACTTTGTTCCTTGGCGGGATGCTCGGCGGTTTGTTTGGTCTGGGCCTGGTGACGCTCGACCAACACGTGCATTTGTTGCATCACTCCGCGCTACCGGACGAGGCGGTGGGTGCGTGCGTGTTGCTGGGAATGGGGGCGATGTTTGCCTCGGTGGTGCGTTGCCCGTTCACCTCGTTGCTGATCATCTTTGAGATGACTCGCAGTTACTCGCTGATGCTGCCATTGATGGTGGGGAATGTGATCTCCTATTATCTGGCGAGCCGCTGGCAGTCGGTGCCGTTGTACAACGCATTGTTGCTGCAGGACGGCGTGAGTTTGCGCCAAATGCCGGCGTACCGCGGGGCGCAAGATTATCGCAACCTGCCGGTCGCCACGATCATGACGCACGAAGTGCTGTCGTTGAAGGCATCGATGAATGCGGCGGATGCGCTGGAATTTCTCAAAGGTCAGCAGTCGAACTACCACGGTTATCCGGTGGTGGATGCGGAAAAGAAACTCGTCGGTATGGCGATGCACCACGAGCTTGACGAGTGGCTTGCCGCCGGGGAAGAGCGGAGCTTGGAAGAGTTGCTGGCTTCGCAGAAAGTGATCTCGATTTCAAGCGAGGTGGCGATCCGTGAGGCGGCCCGATTGATGGTACGTTATGATTATGCCCAGCTGCCGATCCTCTCGACCACGACGACTGGCAAAGTGCTGGGAATTATCACACTCAACGATATTGCGCGTCAGCAGAACGCGATCGACCGTCAGATCGACGGATAG
- a CDS encoding GatB/YqeY domain-containing protein produces the protein MSTLNDQLTEDMKAAMKARDQKKLNVIRGLKAAVKNAAIEAGGADAVLDDVAVMAVIRKQIKQRQDSVEQYQNANRPELAETELEEIAVLETYLPQPLSEEEVDAIVDQAIASTGATAMADMGKVMGEVQKLAEGRADGKVLSQKVRAKLA, from the coding sequence ATGAGCACACTCAACGACCAACTGACCGAAGATATGAAGGCCGCGATGAAAGCGCGCGACCAGAAGAAGCTGAATGTGATCCGTGGCCTTAAGGCGGCGGTGAAGAACGCGGCGATCGAGGCCGGTGGGGCGGATGCGGTGTTGGACGACGTGGCGGTGATGGCCGTGATCCGCAAGCAGATCAAGCAGCGTCAGGACTCGGTGGAGCAGTATCAGAATGCGAACCGTCCGGAGCTGGCGGAAACCGAGTTGGAAGAAATTGCCGTGCTCGAGACCTATTTGCCTCAGCCGTTGAGCGAGGAAGAAGTCGACGCGATTGTCGACCAGGCGATTGCCTCTACCGGAGCCACCGCGATGGCGGACATGGGCAAGGTGATGGGCGAAGTGCAGAAGCTCGCCGAAGGGCGCGCCGACGGCAAAGTGCTGAGTCAGAAAGTCCGAGCGAAACTGGCGTGA